DNA sequence from the Manduca sexta isolate Smith_Timp_Sample1 chromosome 25, JHU_Msex_v1.0, whole genome shotgun sequence genome:
GTCTATGGGAAATCCAGAGTCCGAAAGATCTTAAACTGTTGAAATAGTTAAGATAATCATTAAAAGGGCTATATATCATTGATGTAAGGTCTTTTTGAGGACCAATGTGTCATTTGTTTTGAAGTATTATAatcagataaaataatatcatagacGTGGTATTGATATAAAACTCTAATACGTGGAGATAAAACTATGTGCTACGTCAATGACGTCGGTCAAACGccttaaaaagtttatttttcatagatAACGAAATGAAAGTAATCTTAACAATCTCTAACCTTAGAAGCAACGAAGTCGATAAGTTCTTTTTCTGTTACTTTGGATCCAGGTGTTTTGACTACAAATGCTGATGGTAGTTCTCCGGCCAAGGGATCCGGCAAGCCAACGACTCCTACATCTTTTACAGCTGGATGTTGAAGTAGAGTCGCTTCTAGCTCTGACGGTGCAaccttaaaaaatgtattattggcatggtaataattaatactataattCGACATCTTTACGATAGTCTCAAATGCAATAACAATAACTGAAGATTCTGTTGATAAAACTTAATGAGCCCTTTTCAAATAAGTCGTACCTGCTTAAAGGCCcaataatatttcctttttttcaaatacattaCTTCTTATctaacaaatacaaatgtttgaatgtttgtatattAAGATATTGACTAGATGTAAATGCAAAAACTGTTggaattggatgaaatttgactcATGGTTAGACCGTGTCTTGGTTGTGTGTAGAAATCgtgtgtataaaatttaataggcTACATTTGATCCCTGTAATTTGCTttcggataaaatatttttaatctgatttttaaatcagtagttagtgatttagggacttttgtagcaggTAACGATTTACACGAGATTGAGACCATAAGGAATAACGAATAATTTTGCACTTACTTGACCAgccttatatttaataagttccTTTATTCTATCAACAATATAGAAGTAACCATCTTCATCGTAGTAAGAGATGTCTCCGGTTTTATAAAAACCATCTTCATCCATATCATCCTTCATATCTTTTCCGATGTAACCTTCAAATAGTATATCTCCTTTCACGCATATTTCCCCTTCTTGATTAGGACCTAGGACTTTTCTGGTCTCAACATCTACTACCTATAAGAAATCGTTATTTTTTACATGTATGTTTTTCAAagcaatttcaataatattgatgtacatacaaatatgtggtttttattttataccttattttactttatatttgtaaaattttaatagtaataacacataatatttcATTGATCAAGAAACAGACTCACAGAATTGAAAAACTTGAGTGGGAATTAAGGCAGCACTTTACTCTGATATTTATCaattgtgttattaaaatacgGTATACAACCTTAACTATGTTTCCGTCCATTATAGTTCCGACACTTCCCTCTCTGTTGGCACTTACATTCTCTTCAGTTATACCTCCCGTAGTTTCTGTCATACCGTATCCTTGTAAGATGTGTTTTAAGCGCGGAAACCTGTTCAGAAAGAGTTTATAAATGAAgcctaatatttttaaattgcctATTTGATAATCATAACTAaatttttgctaatattataaatgccaaggtttatgaaaatgtttgaatgtttgttagacgTTAACGCATTTATTGTAGGTTCAGTTGACTTATTATAGTTCGTAtgacttcatcatcatcataatcatctcagccacaggaagtccactgcagAACATAGGGCTCCCTCAAGGATTTccatgtcggcctgttggaagcggcctgcatccagcgaatTCCTGTGACCTTAGCCaagtcgtccgtccaccttgtaggcgggcgtccgacatgaCTCAGAAATGACTTAGAAACATATAATTGTGATTGTTGTTATTAGCATATTATAGGCTGTGTTCATTCCGGTAAGTTGTTTTcgtagaaaatatttgaatcttTTATCAGTTTTATGTTGCtcatttacaacaaaaatatatagttttattattccCTTACCTTTTCTTTGCTTCACCCATAACCGCCAAATCTAATGGGGCGCCTCCACAGTACATTAATTCCACTGAACTCAAATCATAATTTTGTAGCATTCGTGATTTTGCTAACATCACTATCAATGGCGGTACAGCATAGAGTATACCAACCTGCAAGCGTTTttgataatttaacattttttagtatcagcccgggacTTGGAATTTGTGTTCCATATGACAATAGGCTCgtcttctatcacatcatgggacggaatgcacACGGTGGAAAATGGGAGCATTATTTGCGCTTGCCTACGTCTTCAAGGATACAATGTGTATGTGGGAGTGTGCaaacattttgattattttctCATCTCATTATTACGTCGTAGAAAAGTAAGGTAGAATAATCAACCTACATATTTTTGCAGATTATCCATTACAATAGGTATACAGAAGTGTTATAAAGGTTTCATCTGTTTGCGTTCGGAATTAGTTTGTTGGATAATATGCGGGTCTTACCTTATATTTCTGAATACAATGTAAGTACAAGTCTTCTTggaatttatttagatatacaATCGATTGGTTTTCTTTAAGAGCTTTCATTGTCAATATTATACCAACAGTGTTGCACCATGGGGCTAATGATAGAATGTTCAATTCATTGCTACAAAGTCTATGGAATATAaacacacatattatttttatggtttacGTAAATAAAGATTACGGTTTCAattcttgtttataaaaattctcACTACGTTACACAATTCGATGATGGCATCGAagaatagaatattattatgcaaatatatttttatatctttcttaGGCGGTTTGATTATGTGTTTAAGAGTGTAAATCCCCATcagcattttataatataaaatatttacaataaataaaaacagatatTATTTGGTGTTTCATAGGAATAATTGACCtggattttttaatatgaatatttacttAGCTGTTAAAATAATCTTGATTTTACTTACGGTGGTTGATGTCCCgctataattaaattacgatGTGTTAGTTTTACCCCTTTAGGCAAGCCCGTTGTTCCAGACGAATAAAGTATTAGGGCTGTCTGAACttctcctaaaataaaacaatcacgAATAAAACACGGCGGAGggaaaatttccaataaaaatatttcacttacCGTTGAAATCATACggttggtatttatttatatcgatatattttttagaaaggtCTCTGAAACTGCGCACATCTTTGTTTTTTGATATTCCAAAGACGGTAAAATCTTTCGCAATGTTCAAACTTTTTAAGATCTCGTAAAAAGATTTGTATGTGTTTGGCGACAGGAAAAGGAATTTCGGTTTCGAAATTTTGACCGTGTGAATCAACTCATCTATAAACAAAATGCAACACATCATGTATTAATAAGTCAGTTTTCGATATACAATTGTTttctataacaattattatatttacttttattgtaagCACTGTTGATGAAAGTGACAGTGGCTCCGGAGCAAAATATAGCAAACGCTGTAACCAGGAACTCGATTCGGTTTTCACTGCATATGCCCACAACATCTCCTTTTTTCACACCAATCCGAGTTAAAGACGAGGCTACGTTCACTATTCGTTGTGCTAATTCCCCGTACGTAATTTTTTCATCCGTGGCGCCATCGATCTTTACAGAAAAACCGGTATTAATTGTTATACTAACTAATCCTACTTGAATCGTAACTTCCAACGCTTACCAAAGCGAGTTTTGATTTGCCTTTCCTAATACATTCGAGAAAATGCCGGCCACAATTCATATGAGTAGGCACAGAAGTAATTTTACCACCATAAATAATTCCGTTTTTTTCGTCTCGCATTTTTGACAAACTCaatattacacacaaaacacTACCGCGTACGACTACGACGCACGTTTAAAATGTTAAAGATGAATAATTTCAAGGTTATGCTTATCTAATGTTACGTGgcgtgataatttttttataatataataaaacatttattatctaatttcGGTAATGTTATTGCACCTAACCTAGCAGTTACACttatattttagttacattttattttatgaacataataattttaatgaataatattataactatgttttgtattttgtcgATGAAATAGGTATATATTCTGTCTTGATTTAAGAGGGTGTCCATGAAATATGTCTTATTTATGTGggtaatattcaaattaaaaacataattactatgtgtatcgttatatatttttgccttTGCTTCTATTTATCTTACTGGTCTTATTCttgctaataatataaaaccgaaAGATTGTGATAATGTTTcgatgtttatatgtttgttagatgtaaacCCAGAAACAACTGAAAGGATTACGATCAAATTTGGTACAAGTGTAGACCATATTTTGGATTACCgtataggatattttttaatctgataTTTTAAGTCCTGGCATCGTCCAgtgttttagggatttttgtagtgggaaaggcttttaacgcaggcaaagtcgcgagcaacactcagttttatagttttttggGTTATACCTCATACTTAATAGGTTTTATAATTGCCTATACTTTCCAAGAAAACAAAACGACtgtcatgatttttttaatatttaaattcggGAATCCTCTAGTCACGGTTTATTTGTCTTTtatataatcatatcatatcatatatGACTAGAGGATTCCcgaatttaaatatcatttgatAACGGCAACACTGAATAGTTCCTTCTCGCATCAACTCATCGCAACTGATTTTGTATCGATCACCGCAGTACGTGTTGTGTATTGTTTGCAACGTGTAGTGAAGTTGATAGACTGTATCTGCTATCACTCTTGTAAAGGTACTGTCACACAAACAATGCGCGATGTAACCAACATAAATGATTGTCACATTCGTGTCTCCGCATACGTATCACCACAGTATTTATGTTAGAAAGTCATATCATAAAACTTGAAAGTCTGGATTGCTTAGTCTCATTGAGGATTATTAGAACTAATATGAACCGTACAGCATTGATTTAAATCAAAAACCGCttgtatgtaatttaatattttcaagcGGCGAGGCGCTATGTATCCAGTAAGATAGACGTCATCTTTTTGGAAATAAGATGCATATTATGGTCTTGCATAAAACGTGCAGTACGCGGTATTGAAACTCTTTGTGTAACATGAATAATCTAAATTACCATATAAAAATGCCATAAGCTGTATTACAGATACTATGTAGtgtacataaaattatgtatgcaaTTTTGAATCTTATTGTCCATTGATTTCTTtgggtaaatataaatataaataattcaaataatactgatttcctatgtttactcgaatgttagacattaaaataatactaaatataatatataatatgacaggaaagtcttcgaaacgtcgggagaaaaatataatgtaaaaaaccgcgataaaattcgtaaaatagttttaactaaatcaaaaaatatattattatctcaaTTATTCAGAtcactatggcgagtttaaTGTGATAGCGTGCGTATACCCCCCAAATTAGATAAACGCTTATCACTAATTCACTTGTACATAGTGTGGGTATCTTACTTCAGATAGCAAATATTCTGATGAAAAAGTACGCCGTAGATATGATAACAAGGGGATCTTATCCAAGTATTTTTGTCTTAAAAACAATtgtgaaatataatgtttataagatttgtttttatttcattctaatgtccacgtaataaataattttacatcaaGGCAGTTAACAAAC
Encoded proteins:
- the LOC115452852 gene encoding 4-coumarate--CoA ligase 1 produces the protein MRDEKNGIIYGGKITSVPTHMNCGRHFLECIRKGKSKLALIDGATDEKITYGELAQRIVNVASSLTRIGVKKGDVVGICSENRIEFLVTAFAIFCSGATVTFINSAYNKNELIHTVKISKPKFLFLSPNTYKSFYEILKSLNIAKDFTVFGISKNKDVRSFRDLSKKYIDINKYQPYDFNGEVQTALILYSSGTTGLPKGVKLTHRNLIIAGHQPPLCSNELNILSLAPWCNTVGIILTMKALKENQSIVYLNKFQEDLYLHCIQKYKVGILYAVPPLIVMLAKSRMLQNYDLSSVELMYCGGAPLDLAVMGEAKKRFPRLKHILQGYGMTETTGGITEENVSANREGSVGTIMDGNIVKVVDVETRKVLGPNQEGEICVKGDILFEGYIGKDMKDDMDEDGFYKTGDISYYDEDGYFYIVDRIKELIKYKAGQVAPSELEATLLQHPAVKDVGVVGLPDPLAGELPSAFVVKTPGSKVTEKELIDFVASKVSSWKQLRGGVRFVNEIPKTASGKILRRVLRDSLIKPPASKL